One Brassica napus cultivar Da-Ae chromosome C2, Da-Ae, whole genome shotgun sequence DNA window includes the following coding sequences:
- the LOC106353782 gene encoding ubiquitin-conjugating enzyme E2 variant 1B, translating to MNSRQVKRTSDYNLRAMSSEEEKVIITRNFRLLEELERGEKGIGDGTVSYGMDDADDILMQSWTGTIIGPHSTAYEGKIFQLKLFCGKDYPQSPPTVRFLTRINMSCVNPDNGVVEPSHFPMLSNWRREYTMEDLLMQLKKEMMSTHNRKLSQPLEGNEEERTDPKGLVVKCCVM from the exons ATGAACAGTAG ACAAGTGAAAAGAACTTCCGATTACAATCTCAGAGCGATGAGTTCCGAGGAAGAGAAGGTCATTA TTACAAGAAACTTTCGATTGTTGGAAGAGCTTGAAAGAGGTGAGAAAGGTATCGGAGACGGTACCGTCAGCTATGGAATGGATGATGCTGACGATATTCTCATGCAATCTTGGACTGGCACCATCATTGGTCCTCATAGT ACTGCCTATGAAGGGAAAATCTTCCAGCTCAAGCTTTTTTGTGGCAAAGATTATCCACAAAGCCCACCTACTGTCAGGTTCCTGACCCGGATTAACATGTCTTGCGTTAACCCTGATAATGGAGTG GTCGAACCAAGTCACTTCCCTATGCTTTCCAACTGGAGAAGAGAATACACAATGGAAGATTTACTTATGCAGCTTAAAAAAGAGATGATGTCAACCCATAACCGCAAGTTGTCTCAACCCTTGGAAG GTAATGAGGAAGAGAGAACAGACCCAAAGGGACTTGTGGTGAAATGTTGTGTCATGTGA